In one window of Candidatus Zixiibacteriota bacterium DNA:
- a CDS encoding aminopeptidase: MPDSRLAKFAYVLLHYSCNVKKNQLVKLIGGVEAIPLLKELVAECLAIGANPYMKITVEDIDEIFLKNAKKDQLTFVSPIAKYEIEKLDTLIGIRSPSNTKFLSGVNPQKQVLAHKSQTKIMRRFSIRAAKGELSWVGTLMPTNAAAQDAGMSLSDYEDFVYGACMLDTKDPIAEWKKMSKYNGRLINYLKKKKVIRLVAPDTDLTFNVGGRKWINCDGNNNFPDGEVFTAPIENSANGHIRFTFPAVYSGREVNDVRIEMKNGKVVKATAAHGEDFMNAMLDMDKGSRYLGEVAIGTNFGIKKFTRNILYDEKIGGTFHMAMGDSYPESGGKNKSALHWDMICDLRKKGAMYADGQLFFKNGKFLK; encoded by the coding sequence ATGCCGGATTCAAGATTAGCGAAATTTGCTTATGTGCTTTTGCATTATAGCTGCAATGTAAAGAAAAATCAGTTGGTTAAATTAATTGGCGGTGTTGAGGCTATCCCGCTTCTAAAAGAGCTTGTTGCCGAATGTTTAGCAATTGGCGCTAACCCTTATATGAAAATCACCGTAGAGGATATCGATGAGATATTTTTAAAAAATGCAAAAAAAGACCAGCTGACTTTCGTTTCGCCTATAGCCAAATACGAAATAGAAAAACTCGACACACTTATAGGAATACGCTCGCCCAGCAACACTAAATTTTTATCTGGCGTAAATCCTCAAAAGCAGGTATTGGCTCATAAATCACAAACTAAAATCATGCGGCGATTCTCTATCAGGGCGGCTAAAGGTGAGCTGTCATGGGTTGGCACCCTGATGCCGACAAATGCGGCCGCTCAGGATGCCGGTATGTCGCTTTCGGATTATGAGGATTTTGTATATGGCGCTTGTATGCTTGATACGAAAGACCCGATTGCAGAGTGGAAAAAGATGTCAAAATATAACGGTCGTCTTATTAATTATCTCAAAAAGAAAAAAGTGATTCGTCTTGTTGCGCCTGATACGGATCTCACTTTCAACGTTGGCGGACGGAAATGGATAAACTGCGACGGTAATAATAATTTCCCTGATGGCGAGGTGTTTACCGCCCCTATTGAAAACTCGGCTAACGGTCATATTCGATTTACTTTCCCCGCTGTTTATTCCGGCAGGGAGGTTAATGATGTCAGGATTGAAATGAAAAACGGCAAGGTTGTCAAAGCGACTGCCGCCCATGGGGAAGATTTCATGAATGCCATGCTCGATATGGATAAAGGTTCGAGATACCTTGGCGAAGTGGCAATAGGCACAAATTTCGGTATCAAGAAATTTACCCGTAATATTCTCTATGATGAAAAAATCGGCGGCACTTTCCATATGGCGATGGGCGATTCATATCCCGAATCCGGCGGCAAGAATAAATCAGCTCTACATTGGGATATGATTTGTGATTTGCGGAAAAAGGGTGCTATGTATGCCGATGGCCAGCTCTTTTTCAAAAACGGCAAGTTTTTAAAATAA